The following proteins are co-located in the Macadamia integrifolia cultivar HAES 741 chromosome 3, SCU_Mint_v3, whole genome shotgun sequence genome:
- the LOC122074246 gene encoding zinc finger BED domain-containing protein RICESLEEPER 1-like — MLDSALFYCKAFENLGLVDDNFKTCPSSEQWLKIEKLTSFLYPFYAITVLLSGSKYPTVNLYFENVWEIHKSLLEEVSRGLNFMKPMAVKMKKKFDKYLSEYSPILAIALVFDPRYKLSFVTWAFSKLCNLDLNASTMCNNVRNSLYQLFDEYKSMQPSDYDVPTLTHRSRRSRTRFEFMVSELAEMDNGNKSQLDIYLDEPNVPFNDNEYDEYDVLAFWKANGSRYPDVARMARDVLAIPVSTVASESAFSAGGRVIDKYRSKLLPTNAKALICLRDWMFDIDFRAEPFDDPTDVDNALGNILELLHIEKERGAVLRKLVDDASKFLNDKITKVVVTVPSYFNDSQSYGKETCQCTIISSRGMEAIKSRLRGHLWHPDAVSRH, encoded by the exons ATGCTTGattctgcattattttattgtaaagcaTTTGAGAACCTTGGACTAGTGGATGATAACTTTAAAACTTGTCCTAGTTCTGAACAATGGTTGAAGATTGAGAAATTAACGAGTTTTTTATATCCCTTCTATGCAATTACTGTTTTGCTTTCTGGTTCCAAGTATCCCacagtaaatttatattttgaaaatgtttgggAGATTCACAAAAGTTTATTAGAAGAGGTATCACGTGGGCTCAACTTTATGAAGCCAATGGCagtgaaaatgaagaaaaaatttgacaaatattTGAGTGAATATAGTCCAATTTTGGCCATtgctttggtgtttgatcctcgATATAAACTTAGTTTTGTGACTTGGGCATTTTCTAAGCTTTGCAACCTGGACTTAAATGCATCTACAATGtgcaacaatgtgaggaattctTTATATCAATTGTTTGATGAGTACAAGAGTATGCAACCAAGTGATTATGATGTTCCTACACTTACCCATCGTTCTAGGAGATCTAGAACAAGATTT GAATTTATGGTATCCGAGCTTGCTGAGATGGATAATGGAAATAAATCTCAATTGGATATATATCTAGATGAACCCAATGTCCCATTCAATGATAATGAATATGATGAGTATGATGTGTTGGCATTCTGGAAAGCAAATGGGTCAAGGTATCCAGATGTGGCTCGAATGGCTCGTGATGTCTTGGCTATACCAGTTTCCACAGTTGCTTCAGAGTCGGCTTTTAGCGCAGGGGGCCGTGTTATTGATAAATATCGGAGCAAACTCCTACCTACCAATGCTAAAGCATTAATATGCCTTCGGGATTGGATGTTTGATATAGACTTCAGAG CTGAGCCTTTTGATGATCCCACTGATGTGGATAATGCACTTGGAAATATACTGGAACTATTGCACATTGAAAAGGAGAGAGGTGCA GTGTTGAGAAAGCTTGTGGATGATGCATCAAAGTTTTTGAATGACAAAATCACCAAAGTTGTGGTAACAGTGCCATCATACTTCAATGATTCCCAAAGCTATGGTAAAGAAACTTGTCAATGTACTATCATCTCTAGCAGAGGTATGGAAGCCATCAAATCCAGACTCAGAGGACATCTATGGCATCCAGATGCAGTATCAAGGCACTAG